One stretch of Armigeres subalbatus isolate Guangzhou_Male chromosome 2, GZ_Asu_2, whole genome shotgun sequence DNA includes these proteins:
- the LOC134218080 gene encoding uncharacterized protein LOC134218080: protein MGGVDVSKWKPRRTQGTTINKTRNQFAWAVLAIGAASFGIYYSIISLIGGDDLKQRMRRDFFEKTEEEIDRRNLMQSSFLATRRGDTIRKILKKQDDDRVEK, encoded by the exons ATGGGTGGAGTGGATGTCAGCAAGTGGAAACCACGACGAACGCAGGGTACGACCATCAACAAAACTCGCAACCAATTTGCCTGGGCTGTGCTGGCTATCGGAGCGGCTTCCTTTGGAATTTATTA TTCCATCATCAGTTTAATCGGTGGTGACGACTTGAAACAGCGAATGCGTAGAGACTTCTTCGAGAAAACCGAAGAAGAGATTGACCGGCGGAATTTGATGCAGTCCAGTTTTCTGGCCACCCGACGAGGCGATACAATTCgaaaaatcctgaagaaacaaGACGACGATCGGGTGGAGAAGTGA